Proteins from one Setaria italica strain Yugu1 chromosome V, Setaria_italica_v2.0, whole genome shotgun sequence genomic window:
- the LOC101762873 gene encoding EID1-like F-box protein 3, whose protein sequence is MSEGARNTRRFFGASSSGAGESGTGSAGYRDGGGGIVVSRSSDVNTGIQDENVLALVFRSINFDPKAVCTVACVSRRLRAVAERVLWRELCISRAPRMVASLTGVPVGGPPPPGRIVGGWPALAKLLLFCCGAASASVPGHSTGVSRFSKTSGRSFLARRCRGDLLYVSDPCEHAAPGADDDVGAYRGVFRGFMRSRTRACLVGRQAALEARVRCPYCGARVWSMVAAGMVPRIAWRRLGAYEGRLEYYVCVSGHLHGNCWLARLTSSDGEHGGGDSEDDDDDASTESGSDDGRAAS, encoded by the coding sequence ATGAGCGAGGGCGCGCGGAACACGCGCCGGTTCTTCGGCGCGTCGAGCAgcggcgcgggcgagagcgGCACCGGCAGCGCGGGCtaccgggacggcggcggcggcattgtGGTGTCGCGGAGCAGCGACGTGAACACGGGGATCCAGGACGAGAACGTCCTGGCGCTGGTGTTCCGGTCCATCAACTTCGACCCCAAGGCGGTCTGCACCGTGGCCTGCGTCAGCCGGCGCCTGCGCGCCGTCGCGGAGCGCGTGCTGTGGCGGGAGCTCTGCATCTCCCGCGCCCCGCGGATGGTGGCCTCGCTGACAGGGGTCCCGGTGGGCGGCCCGCCGCCCCCCGGGCGCATTGTGGGCGGGTGGCCGGCGCTGGCGAAGCTGCTCCTCTTCTGCTgcggcgcggcgtcggcgtccgtcCCGGGCCACTCCACGGGGGTGTCCCGGTTCTCCAAGACCTCCGGGCGGAGCTTCCTGGCGCGGCGGTGCCGGGGCGACCTCCTCTACGTGTCGGACCCCTGCGAGCACGCCGCGCCGGGCGCGGACGACGACGTGGGCGCCTACCGCGGCGTGTTCCGCGGGTTCATGCGCTCCCGGACCCGGGCGTGCCTGGTGGGGCGCCAGGCCGCGCTGGAGGCGCGCGTGCGCTGCCCCTACTGCGGCGCGCGCGTCTGGAGCATGGTGGCGGCCGGGATGGTGCCGCGCATCGCGTGGCGGAGGCTCGGCGCCTACGAGGGCCGCCTCGAGTACTACGTCTGCGTCAGCGGGCACCTCCACGGCAACTGCTGGCTCGCGCGACTCACATCCAgcgacggcgagcacggcggcggcgactcggaggatgacgacgacgacgcgtccACGGAAAGCGGCAGCGACGATGGCCGTGCCGCGTCGTAG
- the LOC101762472 gene encoding uncharacterized protein LOC101762472 yields MVRPMPGPSPWHRAFTTGPTAPATLQKRQQPADGRTAWVRDGKLPRGRWRPRPVIVRRHCVSHMVPSPKFIAKAKPWPKASSARARWIASPSHAHQGTRHQPTHPPARTPPCPAPQRPAPLDPPPPSTLALARMAAEAQAESPGPVPPPPPARGSSSASPEKRALLVPGADDIGGGGEEEEEERRRLPDPKRRRACVAALDSVPTAAAAEAEGAGVPGSGGDADGGASFSFQHARGGFVALETTPKFGSFNPPGEDAELANLDLKPAEGGAGGEGSREADGGAPSASARGAEGNDDSAQVVGGGEVDGQNQT; encoded by the coding sequence ATGGTGCGTCCGATGCCTGGGCCCTCCCCGTGGCACCGCGCCTTCACGACGGGCCCGACAGCACCTGCAACGCTGCAAAagcggcagcagccagcagatGGCCGAACGGCCTGGGTACGGGACGGCAAGTTGCCGCGCGGGCGGTGGCGTCCTCGTCCCGTCATCGTCAGGCGTCACTGCGTCAGTCACATGGTTCCATCACCAAAATTCATCGCCAAAGCGAAGCCATGGCCCAAGGCGAGCAGCGCACGCGCGCGGTGGATCGCCTCCCCATCCCACGCCCACCAGGGCACCAGGCACCAACCCACGCACCCACCCGCGCGGACTCCCCCCTGCCCAGCGCCGCAGCGCCCCGCGCCCCTCGACCCCCCGCCCCCCTCCACTCTAGCTCTAGCCCGAATGGCGGCGGAGGCCCAGGCCGAGAGCCCCGGGCCggtgccgcctcctcccccggcGCGCGGGAGCTCCTCGGCTTCTCCCGAGAAGCGCGCGCTCCTTGTCCCGGGGGCCGACGACATCGGCGggggcggagaggaggaggaggaagagcggcggcggctgccggacccgaagcggcggcgcgcgtgcgTCGCCGCGCTCGACAGCGttcccacggcggcggccgcggaggcggagggagcgGGCGTGCCCGGCTCGGGCGGcgacgcggacggcggcgcgtcCTTCTCGTTCCAGCACGCCCGGGGCGGGTTCGTGGCGCTGGAGACCACGCCCAAGTTCGGCTCCTTCAACCCGCCGGGGGAAGACGCCGAGCTGGCGAACCTCGATCTGAAGCCTGcggagggcggcgccggcggggagggtTCGCGGGAGGCTGACGGTGGAGCCCCCTCGGCGTCGGCTCGTGGGGCGGAGGGCAACGACGACAGCGCTCAGGTAGTTGGCGGCGGCGAAGTGGATGGCCAAAACCAGACATGA